DNA sequence from the Coregonus clupeaformis isolate EN_2021a chromosome 13, ASM2061545v1, whole genome shotgun sequence genome:
TTACTCCTCACACAAACAATGGTGATCCTAATGTATGTCAGAGCCACACTCCCCATGGAGAAGATGAAGAAGATAGCGGTGAAAAAGAGTCCATAAATGTTATTTATCAACACACTTTCACAGGAGAGCTTGAATAACGAGGCATTGTCACACCAAGGGTTGATGATTTCCGACCTGCAGCGTGACAAGCGGAGGGTGAGGCCCAGGAGGACAGCCACAAAGACAAGGGACACCACCCAGGCAAACATACACAGCTTCATCAGCATTTTGTTGTTCATGATGGTGGCATATCGCAGAGGGTTGCAGATGGCCATATACCTGTCAAAAGCCATGATCATCAGTATCGTATGAAAGTTTGAACCAAACCAGTGACCCAAGAATGCTTGGGTGAAACACTGATTGTAGGTAATATATCTGTCTGAACTAGGTGTTAAAATGTCGAACAGCACTCGAGGTATGACGGTGGTGATACTGAGAGCATCGTTGAAAGACATGTTGCAAAGGAGGATGTACATGGGCTGGTGCAGGATCCTCTCCATGCAGATGAGCACTGTGAGGCCGATGTTGGCAACCATTGAGAAGATGTAGATGATAAGGAGGAGGATGAAGGCAGGGTAGGTGGACTGATAGGTGACTTTCACCCCCTCTAGCTTGAGAAGGTCCATGCTGTATGTGTGGTTCTCCATCTGTCGGGCAGAGAGCCTAGACTGAAATACCAACTGAAATGTGCTTCGTTACACTATTGTTTCACCTCAATGATTCCGTCCATGCATACCTTCACTGAAACAGTTCAGCATTTGGGGTTTTGGGCTAGTTTCTGAAGTAATGCTAATTGGACCTGCAATTCTTTTTCTGATTCCAAGTCCTTCTCAATTGGAGCAGGAACAGTCGTGAACAGTAGCAGTATTTAGTGTGTATTCCAGGCTATGGAGAGGCTAGAGAAAAGAAGACAATACAAATCAGTCAACAACACACCAGATACTGCACCAATAAATCAAATATCCTTATTTGACCATACAGTCATACTATTCTAACATCTCTTACCATTGACAAAGAAAGAGACAGTTGGACTGTCTGTGTGTCCTGTTCACCCGGTCTGACACACAACCCCACAAATGAGGCCAGTCAAATAACACCACCACCTTTTATTAGGTAATGGGTTGTATCTCTAACATTGGAGCACATCCTGTGCACTCAGTGGGGCAAACCGTTTCCAAGCAACAGGCTCTCAGTTCTCATCTGTTGTCTGTTTACAGTACCTCCCGTTACAGTCGGTCCAATTGGGATTTGATGGTGTTGACTGAATCTATAACCAACAGAAAGGCTATGACATTATTTACGGCAGGTGGAAAGACAATCAACTTGTTGTTGTCTTGCTAAGAAAAGGCCAGTCAAGGATGAAGCTATTGTAATGTATGGATGAAAAgaatgaagcctgtacagaacacaaatattccaaaatatgcatcctgtttgaaacaaggcactaaagtaatacaatacaatacattactgagtaccactctccatatttccaagcatagtggtggctgcatcatgttatgggtatgcttgtcatcgttaaggactggggagttttttaggatgaaaaataaatggaatggtgctaagcacaggcaaaatcctagaggaaaacctggttcagtctgctttccaccagacactgagagAAGAATGCACCTTTAAGCAGGAtcataacctaaaacacaaggccaaatctacactggagtttcttaccaagaagagagtgaacgttcctgagtggccaagttaccattttgacttaaatctacttgaaaatctatggcaagacttgaaaaggtTGTCTAGCAATagtcaacaaccaatttgacagagcttgaagaattttgaaaataataatgtgcaaatattgcataatccaggtgtggaaagctcttagacacttacccagaaagactcacagctgtaattactgtcaatggtgcttctacaaa
Encoded proteins:
- the LOC121578957 gene encoding olfactory receptor 146-like, producing the protein MENHTYSMDLLKLEGVKVTYQSTYPAFILLLIIYIFSMVANIGLTVLICMERILHQPMYILLCNMSFNDALSITTVIPRVLFDILTPSSDRYITYNQCFTQAFLGHWFGSNFHTILMIMAFDRYMAICNPLRYATIMNNKMLMKLCMFAWVVSLVFVAVLLGLTLRLSRCRSEIINPWCDNASLFKLSCESVLINNIYGLFFTAIFFIFSMGSVALTYIRITIVCVRSKSKSLNRKALHTCFTHLAAYLIMLMTGFIIVFLHRYPQWSDHRKLASIMFYVVPPALNPIIYGLQSKDIRKLVVNIPQSKKA